A single region of the Manihot esculenta cultivar AM560-2 chromosome 12, M.esculenta_v8, whole genome shotgun sequence genome encodes:
- the LOC110628373 gene encoding uncharacterized protein LOC110628373 encodes MWLEWLRSPSRAHTSPRQPPEPPSPRYFSSSSFKDINAILLEEENRSKSQPQTPRRPSIFHRASPLYRHHRNRSKTFIISPPPNQDDHKIILYFTSLGIVRRTLEDCRTVRSILRGFHVPIDERDLSMDAEYLDEIQMISASKKVRLPAVFLGGKYLGGAEEINEMNESGELSKLIGGLPAMAAIRSTLRSMGLGPAHRAV; translated from the exons ATGTGGTTAGAGTGGCTGAGATCACCAAGTAGAGCTCACACCTCCCCAAGACAGCCGCCGGAGCCACCTTCACCAAGGTACTTCTCCTCCTCATCTTTCAAGGATATCAATGCCATTCTCTTAGAAGAAGAGAATAGATCCAAATCCCAACCTCAAACCCCCAGGAGACCCTCTATTTTCCACCGTGCCTCCCCACTCTACCGCCACCACCGCAACCGCTCTAAAACATTCATAATTTCACCACCTCCTAACCAGGATGACCACAAGATCATCCTCTACTTTACCAGCCTCGGCATTGTCCGCAGAACACTCGAAGATTGCAGAACCGTCAGATCAATCCTCCGTGGATTTCACGTTCCAATTGACGAGCGAGATTTGTCCATGGATGCCGAGTATCTCGACGAGATACAGATGATCAGTGCGTCCAAAAAAGTTAGGTTACCTGCAGTTTTCTTAGGAGGGAAGTATCTTGGTGGGGCCGAGGAGATCAATGAGATGAATGAGAGTGGTGAGTTGAGTAAGCTGATTGGTGGGTTACC TGCAATGGCAGCCATAAGATCTACTCTGAGAAGTATGGGTTTAGGACCTGCACATCGTGCAGTGTAA